A single region of the Dehalococcoides mccartyi genome encodes:
- the radC gene encoding RadC family protein, with product MSLVPSIRDLPLAERPRERLQSLGAGVLSSAELLAVILGRGVAGEPVLQSAQRLLAHFGGPSGIASASVEELSKLKGIGLAKACQLKAAFELAKRAGGIKGEYQPCIKTPEDVFQIIYPLVSDAKKEYFFCLMLDVKSRLIKVGHISAGSLDESVVHPREVFKEALSASAATVILAHNHSSGDTEPSPDDIGLSARLREAGSIMGIEVLDHIIIGRQSFTSLKRQGLL from the coding sequence TTGTCTCTCGTTCCTAGCATACGTGATTTGCCGCTTGCCGAAAGGCCCAGAGAACGGCTTCAGTCTCTTGGGGCCGGAGTGCTTTCTTCTGCTGAACTGCTGGCGGTTATTTTGGGGCGGGGTGTGGCGGGTGAGCCTGTGCTGCAAAGTGCTCAGCGTTTGCTTGCCCATTTCGGCGGGCCGTCAGGTATAGCCTCTGCCTCGGTGGAGGAACTTTCAAAACTGAAAGGAATAGGTTTGGCAAAGGCCTGCCAGCTGAAGGCCGCTTTTGAACTGGCTAAACGGGCAGGGGGGATTAAAGGCGAATACCAGCCCTGTATCAAGACCCCGGAAGATGTTTTTCAAATAATATACCCGCTGGTATCGGACGCGAAAAAAGAATATTTTTTCTGTTTGATGCTGGATGTAAAAAGCAGGCTTATCAAGGTAGGGCATATATCTGCCGGCAGTTTAGATGAGAGTGTGGTTCATCCCCGCGAGGTTTTCAAAGAAGCGCTATCCGCTAGTGCCGCAACTGTAATACTGGCACACAACCATTCTTCCGGAGATACCGAGCCATCTCCAGATGATATCGGTCTGTCTGCCCGTTTGCGAGAGGCTGGCAGCATAATGGGGATAGAGGTACTTGACCATATCATAATAGGCAGACAAAGCTTTACCAGTTTAAAAAGACAGGGGCTTTTATAA
- a CDS encoding peptide ABC transporter substrate-binding protein, with amino-acid sequence MKKILFAIFSVCLSFSLLLSGCGYAPGDTAMPTGDNVLTLIGEEPYTLDPAKVSDISSVTYIYQIFSGLLKMGDDLTPVADIAESWEVSPDGLTYTFYLKPNVKFHNGRVVTAADFKYSWERAASPETASGTVLTFLGDIQGVTEMVQGQATSISGVTVVDDLTLRVKLVSPCSFFLSKISYVTAFVVDKNNVSQGSGWWKKPVGTGPFTLTELTQGNYIVLNRNPDYYDTPAKIASVIFRLQSGQPMDLYEVGGVDVAAVTADYLAKATDPDGVFAADLQVVPQLGFYYFAYVTSKAPFDDPKIRQAFSMAVDKARIIELCYKGSVSMAEGILPPGMPGYNSELVGLEYNPERALELIAESSYGSVENLPTITLTTSGWAGLLAPELEAVIDQWRQNLGVEVIVRQIDMELFLYDLQTEKDNLYYSGWMADYPHPQDFLAVLFETGASYNSGDYSNPEVDALLARAAATLDIHESMQLYAQAEQLLINDAACFSFWFGKNYMLVKPYVKGYKLNAMGISILTEVTVEDH; translated from the coding sequence ATGAAAAAAATACTGTTTGCAATTTTTTCTGTCTGTCTCAGTTTCAGTTTATTACTGAGCGGCTGTGGTTATGCACCCGGAGATACCGCTATGCCTACAGGCGACAATGTACTTACCCTGATTGGAGAAGAACCTTATACCCTTGACCCTGCCAAGGTAAGTGATATTTCTTCGGTGACCTATATTTACCAGATATTTAGCGGTTTGCTGAAAATGGGAGATGACCTGACTCCTGTTGCGGATATTGCCGAAAGTTGGGAGGTAAGCCCTGACGGGCTCACCTATACGTTTTATTTAAAACCGAATGTGAAATTTCATAACGGACGTGTTGTCACTGCCGCAGATTTTAAATATTCATGGGAAAGGGCTGCCAGCCCTGAAACTGCCTCAGGCACGGTGCTGACCTTTTTGGGAGATATTCAGGGTGTAACTGAAATGGTACAAGGACAGGCAACATCTATTTCAGGGGTGACTGTGGTAGATGATTTAACGTTAAGGGTAAAGCTGGTATCCCCCTGCAGTTTCTTCCTTTCGAAAATTTCATATGTGACTGCTTTTGTGGTAGACAAAAATAATGTGTCTCAAGGCAGCGGGTGGTGGAAAAAACCGGTGGGTACAGGTCCTTTTACGCTTACCGAACTTACCCAGGGAAACTATATTGTACTAAATAGAAACCCCGATTATTATGATACACCGGCAAAAATTGCCAGTGTTATTTTCCGTCTCCAGTCCGGCCAACCTATGGATTTATATGAAGTGGGCGGGGTAGATGTGGCAGCTGTCACTGCTGATTATCTGGCTAAAGCCACAGATCCGGACGGCGTTTTTGCAGCTGATTTACAGGTAGTGCCTCAGCTTGGTTTTTACTATTTTGCCTATGTAACCAGTAAAGCCCCGTTTGATGACCCTAAAATCAGGCAGGCTTTTAGTATGGCGGTAGATAAAGCCCGTATTATAGAGCTCTGTTATAAAGGTAGTGTCAGCATGGCCGAGGGTATCTTGCCGCCGGGTATGCCCGGGTACAATTCGGAACTGGTCGGACTTGAGTATAATCCGGAACGTGCCCTTGAACTGATAGCCGAATCTTCCTATGGCAGTGTGGAAAACCTGCCTACTATCACTCTGACAACGTCAGGCTGGGCCGGGTTGCTTGCTCCGGAATTGGAAGCAGTGATTGACCAGTGGAGACAGAATCTGGGGGTGGAAGTGATAGTCCGCCAGATAGATATGGAGCTTTTCCTTTATGACCTCCAGACAGAAAAAGATAACCTCTATTATTCCGGCTGGATGGCAGATTACCCCCATCCGCAAGATTTTCTGGCAGTGCTTTTTGAGACCGGTGCATCTTATAACAGCGGAGATTATTCTAACCCTGAGGTAGATGCCCTGCTGGCAAGGGCGGCTGCCACTCTGGATATTCATGAAAGCATGCAGCTTTATGCCCAAGCGGAGCAATTGCTTATAAATGATGCTGCCTGTTTTAGTTTTTGGTTTGGGAAAAACTATATGCTGGTCAAACCCTATGTAAAGGGCTACAAGCTTAATGCAATGGGGATTTCGATACTTACAGAAGTTACCGTTGAAGACCACTAA
- a CDS encoding aminotransferase class I/II-fold pyridoxal phosphate-dependent enzyme, with translation MELKQFKLERYLAKYEFSAKHLMSSSDCEPLALSYLLSLADTECRSLWQNLKLGYTYSDGHPLLRNEVAKLYEVTAPSDILTAVPEEGIFIALNCLLKKDDHVICTFPGYQSLYQLAENLGCEVSYWMPEEENGWKFNLDFLTQNIRPNTRLIITNFPHNPTGAMPDREDYARIQEIINRHKLWHFSDEMYRLMEYAPDTRLPAACDQSSRAISLGGLSKSFGLPGLRSGWLACRDKDMLSKMAGYKDYTTICGSATDEILSIIALRNKNTIVSDQMKQLNRNLKLLEGFMDRHKTNFSWVKPKAGSVCFPRLNKATSCMDFCHQILEKTGIMLLPSEVYDYGQSHFRIGFGRANFPEVLQAFENCLTGNPS, from the coding sequence TTGGAACTAAAGCAGTTTAAACTGGAACGGTACTTGGCCAAATACGAGTTCTCCGCCAAACACCTTATGTCAAGCTCGGACTGCGAACCACTGGCACTCTCCTATCTGCTGTCACTGGCAGACACAGAGTGCCGCAGCCTCTGGCAAAACCTGAAGCTTGGGTATACCTATTCAGATGGGCACCCTCTGCTTAGGAATGAAGTAGCCAAACTGTACGAGGTAACCGCCCCATCAGACATCTTAACTGCTGTACCCGAAGAAGGCATTTTTATAGCTTTAAACTGCTTGCTTAAAAAAGACGACCACGTTATCTGCACCTTTCCGGGTTATCAATCACTCTACCAGCTGGCGGAAAATCTGGGCTGCGAAGTCAGCTACTGGATGCCTGAAGAAGAAAACGGCTGGAAGTTTAACCTTGATTTTCTTACCCAAAATATCCGCCCCAATACCCGCCTGATAATAACCAATTTCCCTCACAACCCTACCGGAGCAATGCCGGACAGGGAAGACTATGCACGTATACAGGAAATAATAAACAGGCATAAGCTTTGGCACTTTTCAGATGAAATGTACCGTCTGATGGAATACGCCCCCGATACCCGCCTGCCTGCCGCCTGTGACCAATCCTCAAGGGCTATAAGCTTGGGAGGGCTTTCAAAATCATTCGGCCTGCCGGGACTGCGGAGCGGCTGGCTTGCCTGCCGTGATAAAGATATGCTTTCCAAAATGGCCGGATATAAAGACTATACTACCATCTGCGGCAGTGCCACAGACGAAATACTATCCATAATAGCCCTTCGTAATAAAAATACTATCGTGTCTGATCAAATGAAGCAACTAAACCGAAATCTGAAACTCCTTGAAGGCTTCATGGATAGGCACAAGACAAATTTCAGTTGGGTGAAACCGAAAGCAGGTTCAGTCTGCTTTCCTCGCTTAAACAAAGCTACCTCCTGCATGGATTTTTGCCATCAGATTTTAGAAAAAACAGGCATCATGCTTTTACCGTCAGAAGTCTATGATTACGGGCAAAGCCATTTCCGCATCGGGTTTGGGCGGGCAAATTTCCCGGAAGTGCTGCAGGCATTTGAAAACTGTCTAACGGGTAATCCTAGCTAA
- the serS gene encoding serine--tRNA ligase, which produces MLDLKFIRENAELVRKAVADRNTDAPIDEILELDNRRRHLTQELDNLRAKRKMMAKQRDDTAIEEGRVLRGQITELEAELSEVDEKLTDRLLRVPNIPDASVPVGRDESENVVLYYRGEKRSFSFTPKPHWELGEALDIIDFDRGIKLSGSRFYILKGEGARLQRALIAFMLDLHTRKHDYTEIYPPYMIKRECLVASGNLPKFADNLYHDAEEDYWWVPTAEAPLTNLHRDEILSVEQLPIHYVAYTACFRREKMSAGKDVRGIKRLHQFDKVELYKYCKPEDSFDELEKMVADAEEIADALKIPYRLKQLVTADISFGSAKSYDIEMYSPGVDEWLEVSSCSNCTDFQGRRANVRFRRTSEAKPEFVHTLNGSGLALPRVMISVIENYQQPDGSIVVPEVLRPFMGVDVIR; this is translated from the coding sequence ATGCTTGATTTGAAATTTATAAGGGAAAATGCCGAACTGGTACGCAAGGCAGTAGCAGACCGTAATACCGATGCTCCTATAGATGAAATATTGGAACTGGATAACCGCCGCCGCCATCTTACCCAGGAACTGGATAACCTTCGTGCCAAACGCAAAATGATGGCTAAACAGCGAGATGACACTGCCATTGAAGAAGGACGGGTCTTACGAGGGCAGATAACTGAACTTGAAGCTGAACTTTCTGAAGTAGATGAAAAACTGACTGACCGTTTGCTTAGAGTGCCCAATATACCCGATGCGTCTGTGCCCGTAGGCAGAGATGAAAGCGAAAATGTAGTCCTCTATTACCGCGGAGAAAAACGGAGCTTCAGCTTTACCCCCAAACCGCACTGGGAACTGGGTGAGGCACTGGATATTATAGATTTTGACCGCGGCATTAAGCTTTCCGGATCACGCTTTTATATCCTGAAGGGTGAGGGTGCCCGCCTTCAAAGAGCTCTTATTGCCTTTATGCTGGACCTACACACCCGTAAACACGATTATACCGAAATCTACCCTCCCTATATGATAAAAAGGGAGTGCCTGGTAGCTTCGGGCAATCTGCCCAAATTTGCTGATAACCTGTACCATGACGCAGAGGAAGATTACTGGTGGGTACCTACCGCAGAAGCCCCCCTGACTAATCTGCATCGTGATGAAATACTTTCTGTTGAGCAGCTGCCTATTCACTACGTAGCCTATACTGCCTGCTTCCGCCGTGAGAAAATGTCTGCCGGAAAGGACGTACGCGGAATAAAACGGCTGCACCAGTTTGACAAGGTTGAGTTGTACAAATACTGCAAGCCGGAAGACTCTTTTGATGAACTGGAAAAGATGGTGGCAGATGCTGAAGAAATAGCAGACGCACTTAAGATACCCTACCGCTTAAAACAGCTGGTCACTGCTGATATCAGCTTTGGTTCGGCTAAATCTTATGATATTGAAATGTATTCACCCGGCGTTGACGAATGGCTGGAGGTTTCATCCTGTTCCAACTGCACAGATTTTCAGGGCAGGCGGGCTAATGTCCGTTTCCGCCGCACCTCTGAAGCCAAACCTGAATTTGTCCACACTCTAAACGGCTCTGGGTTAGCCCTGCCCAGAGTTATGATATCGGTTATAGAAAACTACCAGCAGCCTGACGGCAGCATTGTTGTTCCCGAGGTACTCCGCCCCTTTATGGGAGTAGATGTTATCCGCTAG
- the lysS gene encoding lysine--tRNA ligase: MPEEYLNAQKTEKLERIKSRGINPYPSTFHPSHTSAQAVALLAELETQENPPKETLRIAGRIMTRRDMGKISFMDIRDGSGKIQIFCRQNDMDEASIELLKDLDLGDFIGAEGSLMRTRTGEPSLAVTRITMLSKSLLPLPEKWHGLQDVEKRYRQRYLDLISNADARQTFLTRSRVISAIRCFMSAKEFLEVETPVLQPEAGGALARPFITHHQALDCDFYMRIALELHLKRLIVGGFDRVYEIGRIFRNEGVSTRHNPEFTMMESYQAYADYKDVMNFLEEMVSSVVKEISGGYTAPFGDITLDFTPPWPRLTMRDAVKQYAGIDFFDFPTKEALAAEMTRRKLKVDPAKDWGKLVDELVGEFVEPHLVQPTFLTDHPVAMSPLAKQKPEDPRLTERFEAICANMEIANAFSELNDPVEQRARFKEQLEKRNQSRTEESESIDEDFLAALAYGMPPTGGLGVGIDRLVMLLTNHDSIREVILFPALKDREDTKTQE; the protein is encoded by the coding sequence ATGCCGGAAGAATATCTGAACGCTCAAAAAACGGAAAAACTGGAACGGATAAAGAGCCGGGGTATAAACCCTTACCCCTCCACTTTCCATCCCAGCCATACCAGCGCACAAGCCGTAGCTTTGCTAGCGGAGCTTGAAACACAGGAAAACCCGCCTAAAGAAACCCTGAGGATTGCAGGGAGGATTATGACCCGGCGCGACATGGGCAAGATTTCCTTTATGGATATACGTGACGGCAGCGGTAAAATACAGATTTTCTGCCGTCAGAATGATATGGACGAAGCGAGTATAGAACTCCTTAAAGACCTGGATTTGGGTGATTTTATAGGCGCAGAGGGCAGCCTGATGCGTACCCGTACCGGTGAGCCCAGTCTGGCGGTTACCAGAATAACCATGCTCTCAAAATCCCTGCTGCCTTTGCCGGAGAAATGGCATGGCCTGCAGGATGTGGAAAAACGTTACCGCCAGCGTTATCTTGACCTTATTTCCAATGCGGATGCCCGTCAGACATTCCTTACCCGCAGCCGTGTTATAAGCGCCATACGCTGTTTTATGAGTGCCAAAGAATTTCTTGAAGTGGAAACACCGGTTCTCCAACCTGAAGCAGGCGGCGCACTCGCCCGCCCCTTTATTACCCATCATCAGGCACTGGACTGTGATTTTTACATGCGCATAGCTTTGGAATTGCACCTTAAAAGGTTGATTGTTGGCGGTTTTGACCGGGTATATGAAATAGGACGGATATTCCGCAATGAGGGTGTCTCCACCCGCCATAACCCCGAATTTACTATGATGGAAAGCTATCAGGCCTATGCCGACTATAAAGATGTAATGAATTTCCTTGAGGAAATGGTCTCAAGTGTGGTCAAAGAAATAAGCGGCGGATATACTGCACCGTTCGGGGATATTACACTGGATTTTACTCCCCCGTGGCCCCGTCTGACCATGCGTGATGCCGTAAAGCAATATGCCGGTATAGATTTTTTTGATTTCCCCACCAAAGAAGCCTTGGCCGCGGAAATGACCCGCCGCAAACTGAAGGTAGACCCCGCCAAAGACTGGGGCAAACTGGTGGATGAGCTGGTAGGTGAATTTGTAGAACCCCATCTTGTTCAACCCACTTTCCTTACTGACCACCCGGTGGCCATGTCTCCGCTTGCCAAACAGAAGCCGGAAGACCCCCGTCTGACAGAGCGGTTTGAAGCTATTTGTGCCAATATGGAAATTGCCAATGCCTTTTCCGAACTGAATGACCCGGTAGAGCAAAGAGCACGTTTTAAGGAACAGCTTGAAAAACGCAACCAGTCGCGCACCGAAGAGTCCGAAAGTATAGATGAAGACTTTCTGGCCGCACTGGCATATGGCATGCCGCCAACCGGCGGTCTGGGCGTGGGTATTGACCGTTTGGTTATGCTGCTGACCAACCATGACTCTATCCGCGAAGTTATTTTATTTCCTGCCCTGAAGGATAGGGAAGACACAAAAACACAGGAATAA
- the recO gene encoding DNA repair protein RecO has translation MTKPHDFKTRAIVVRKTKCGEADRILSLLTPDLGLIQGFAKSVRKTKSKLSGHLELLCYSEVSLARGKAIDTITGSQTIQSFLNIRNSLQLSAMAFYACELAYHFSPEESANPSIFQLLLSTLEELDNESQAELCIKYFELHLLENSGYKPELRECANCHKKLLATTNYYSSESGGIICPSCRNTQTGIPVSVNAVKVLRYIQENNFASICRLKVNREILSELELAIRANIRFVLEKEPKALFWLDSMRLADICQENSLNHG, from the coding sequence ATGACCAAACCCCATGATTTTAAAACCAGAGCCATAGTAGTCCGTAAAACGAAATGCGGGGAAGCCGACCGTATTCTAAGTTTGCTTACCCCGGATCTGGGGCTGATACAAGGCTTTGCCAAGAGCGTCAGGAAAACCAAAAGCAAACTCTCTGGTCATCTGGAGCTTTTATGTTATTCGGAGGTCTCTTTGGCCAGGGGCAAAGCTATAGACACTATAACCGGCAGCCAGACTATCCAGAGTTTTCTGAACATCCGTAACAGCCTTCAGCTATCTGCCATGGCTTTTTACGCCTGTGAACTGGCTTATCATTTCTCACCGGAAGAATCTGCCAACCCGTCCATCTTTCAGCTTTTACTTTCCACTCTGGAAGAACTGGACAATGAATCTCAAGCGGAATTGTGTATAAAATATTTTGAGCTGCATCTATTGGAAAACAGCGGCTACAAACCGGAGCTTCGCGAATGTGCTAACTGCCACAAAAAACTGCTGGCAACCACCAATTACTACAGTTCGGAAAGCGGCGGCATAATTTGTCCGAGTTGCCGTAATACCCAAACCGGTATACCTGTTTCAGTAAATGCGGTGAAAGTGCTGCGGTATATTCAGGAAAACAATTTCGCCAGTATTTGCCGCCTGAAGGTCAACAGGGAAATACTATCAGAACTGGAGCTGGCAATACGTGCTAATATCCGCTTTGTACTTGAAAAAGAGCCCAAAGCCCTGTTCTGGCTGGATAGTATGAGACTAGCTGATATCTGCCAGGAAAACAGCCTTAATCACGGCTAA
- a CDS encoding DNA alkylation repair protein gives MADIETLNKYTGLINSLKALANTDNAAGMSRFGISNTNTLGVSVKDIRHLAKEAGHNHTLALLLWDSGIHEARIMASLIAESRKVSQTEMESWVKDIDSWDICDLCCNNLWSKTSFAFEQALKWTYRPEEYIKRAGFVLLTTLAVHDKKALDEKFISFFPRLLTEASDERNYVKKAVNWALRQIGKRNLSLNQAAITLGEEILAQNTGSARFIATDALRELKSPQVQKRLAIKQEKQPHS, from the coding sequence TTGGCGGATATAGAAACCCTGAACAAATACACCGGGCTAATAAACAGCCTGAAAGCTCTGGCAAATACCGATAATGCCGCAGGTATGAGCCGTTTCGGCATATCCAATACCAATACCCTGGGAGTAAGCGTAAAAGATATCCGCCATCTGGCCAAAGAAGCCGGACATAATCACACTCTTGCCCTCTTACTCTGGGATTCAGGTATACACGAGGCCCGCATAATGGCCAGCCTGATTGCCGAAAGCCGCAAGGTAAGCCAAACAGAGATGGAAAGTTGGGTAAAGGATATAGATTCATGGGATATCTGTGACCTGTGCTGCAACAATCTATGGTCAAAAACCTCGTTTGCCTTTGAACAGGCACTCAAATGGACTTACCGCCCAGAGGAATATATCAAACGGGCAGGCTTTGTTTTACTGACCACTTTGGCAGTCCATGATAAAAAAGCCCTGGACGAAAAATTTATCTCTTTCTTCCCCCGCCTGCTGACAGAAGCATCTGACGAACGCAATTATGTAAAAAAGGCGGTCAACTGGGCACTCCGTCAGATAGGTAAACGGAATCTCAGCCTAAACCAAGCTGCCATAACTCTGGGTGAAGAAATACTAGCCCAAAATACCGGAAGTGCCCGATTTATAGCTACAGATGCCCTGCGCGAATTAAAAAGCCCCCAGGTGCAAAAACGTCTGGCAATCAAACAGGAAAAACAGCCTCACAGCTAA
- the corA gene encoding magnesium/cobalt transporter CorA — MTRQSKKYSQKAGMLPGSVVFIGEGKTEKASLSLHAYTPDSYQPLPLKTLADCSTQIKQSSGIIWVKVTGLQDTDMVEELGKCFSLHPLTLEDVVNTEQRPKLEDYGTYLFAVIKALHWDSGLNKTRSEHISLVLGKNFLISFQENQSDIFKPIQEHLKSDNGRLRKLGADYLLYSILDMVVDGYFGLIEGFGDYLDEIEEQLLSSPSSQTLKQISEAKKEMLFIRKSIWPVRETIASIERTENPLIDKSSHIYFRDIYDHLIQLIDTGETYRDMLSNMIDIYLSSLSNRMNEVMKVLTIFASIFIPLTFIVGIYGMNFDIPELRLSWGYPGILLLMLAVALLLVSFFKRKKWL; from the coding sequence ATGACCAGACAATCAAAAAAGTACTCCCAAAAAGCAGGTATGCTGCCCGGCTCGGTAGTATTTATAGGTGAAGGTAAGACTGAAAAAGCCAGCCTCAGTCTGCATGCCTATACCCCTGATTCCTATCAGCCGCTGCCGCTAAAAACTCTGGCTGATTGCAGCACCCAGATTAAACAGTCCAGCGGTATTATCTGGGTAAAGGTAACCGGACTTCAGGATACAGATATGGTGGAGGAATTGGGCAAGTGCTTCAGTCTCCATCCCCTTACCCTTGAAGATGTGGTCAACACTGAGCAACGCCCCAAACTGGAAGATTACGGCACTTACCTTTTTGCGGTGATTAAAGCATTACACTGGGACTCCGGGCTTAATAAAACCCGCTCCGAGCACATCAGTCTGGTATTGGGTAAAAACTTCCTGATAAGTTTTCAGGAAAACCAGAGCGATATTTTTAAACCCATTCAAGAACATTTGAAATCTGACAATGGGCGTCTTCGCAAACTTGGGGCAGACTATCTGCTCTACTCCATACTGGATATGGTTGTAGACGGATATTTCGGCTTGATAGAGGGCTTCGGAGACTATCTAGATGAAATAGAAGAGCAGCTTTTATCCTCCCCGTCTTCCCAAACTCTCAAACAGATTTCAGAAGCTAAAAAAGAGATGCTCTTTATCCGCAAATCTATCTGGCCGGTCAGGGAGACCATTGCCTCTATTGAACGCACTGAAAACCCTCTGATAGATAAAAGCAGCCATATATATTTCCGTGATATTTATGACCACCTTATCCAGCTGATAGATACCGGAGAAACCTACCGGGATATGCTCTCCAACATGATAGACATTTATCTTTCCAGCCTTTCCAACCGCATGAATGAGGTAATGAAGGTTCTAACTATATTCGCTTCCATCTTTATACCCCTGACCTTTATCGTGGGCATATATGGCATGAATTTTGATATTCCGGAGCTCCGCCTAAGCTGGGGATATCCCGGCATACTTCTACTAATGCTAGCCGTAGCTCTACTGCTGGTCTCATTTTTCAAAAGGAAGAAGTGGCTTTAA
- the recR gene encoding recombination mediator RecR, with amino-acid sequence MKDISLPSTAGAVNKLIDSLGKLPGIGPKSAQRLAFYLMRAPEEQVLALSDTIRSIKNQISQCRICFNVADSELCPICQNTKRETNKICVVEQPQDILALEHVGVYRGYYHVLHGAISPTEGITSQNIRISELMSRLDNGQVDEIILATNPTTEGEATAMYLSRLITPLGIKVTRLARGLPFGTELEYADDVTLSRAMEGRQNF; translated from the coding sequence TTGAAGGATATTTCTTTACCGTCTACAGCCGGTGCAGTAAACAAGCTGATAGATTCGCTGGGCAAACTCCCGGGCATAGGCCCGAAAAGCGCCCAGCGGCTGGCTTTTTACCTGATGCGGGCGCCTGAAGAACAAGTTCTGGCACTTTCTGATACTATCCGCAGTATCAAGAACCAGATAAGCCAGTGCCGTATCTGCTTTAACGTGGCTGACAGTGAGCTTTGCCCAATCTGCCAGAATACCAAACGCGAAACAAACAAGATTTGCGTGGTGGAACAGCCGCAGGATATTTTGGCACTGGAACACGTGGGCGTCTACCGAGGCTATTACCATGTACTGCATGGAGCTATTTCCCCCACCGAGGGAATAACCTCCCAGAATATACGCATAAGCGAGCTTATGAGCCGGCTGGATAACGGCCAAGTAGACGAGATTATTCTGGCAACCAACCCCACTACCGAGGGTGAGGCCACCGCCATGTACCTTTCGCGGCTGATAACCCCGCTGGGTATAAAAGTGACCAGACTGGCACGGGGATTACCCTTTGGAACAGAACTGGAATATGCTGATGATGTAACCTTAAGCCGGGCCATGGAGGGACGCCAAAATTTCTAG
- a CDS encoding YbaB/EbfC family nucleoid-associated protein produces the protein MNMIKQAMELKSKLDKAQKELAKVVVETESAKGAIKIKMNGQQKVLSLSISPEIINTSKPKDLENALIKAFNDAYEETKKEGSKQMQGLMGDVKIPGLM, from the coding sequence ATGAACATGATTAAGCAAGCCATGGAGCTAAAGTCTAAGCTGGATAAAGCTCAGAAAGAACTAGCTAAAGTAGTGGTGGAGACTGAAAGCGCCAAGGGTGCTATCAAGATAAAGATGAACGGCCAGCAGAAAGTACTGTCACTCAGTATTTCACCTGAAATAATCAACACGTCCAAACCCAAAGATTTAGAAAATGCCCTGATCAAAGCTTTCAATGATGCCTACGAAGAGACCAAAAAAGAAGGCTCAAAGCAGATGCAAGGACTGATGGGGGATGTTAAAATTCCGGGCCTGATGTAA